The Ptiloglossa arizonensis isolate GNS036 chromosome 2, iyPtiAriz1_principal, whole genome shotgun sequence sequence TCGCGCTTAAAAGAAAAAGGCACAAAATCAATAACGTGtaattttctttactttgaaACATCGGATCAAACGGCTGgattgtacgaaaaatatttgttgACCTCTTTCCAGCGTCCGTTCTATTCGAGGTTTCAAAGCAACAGCCTGATTCCGTGAACGAAAATATTAGTTGACCTTTGCCCGAAACAGCAACAGTTTATCTTCAGGCGCAGTGACGATTTTTCAAACACGCCATATGTATTCGTAAATGAAAGCTCCAAAAACGCGAAAGCGTATAAAAGTATTAGGAATTTTCAGAGCAATGGAATATCGGTTTTTTCTCTTCGTACATACAGGCATACACACACTCATACATACACAATACACACACTCATACATACACATAGATGTATTCATACATACATATCCACACACACAGCGATACGTACATACATTCGttcatttattcatttattcatacatgcatacatactaTTACTGTAACGGGTAAAGATCGATACCTGAATTTAGCATTTTAGCCACGAGAGATGTATTAACTCGCGTGTATGCAGCGATACATGAAACTCGACTAGTTAGTACTGCATGCAGTTTGTACTTTCTTCGACGCGCAGTTCGCTACTGTCGCGGGAGTCTGTTTATTTACTCTTTGCTGCTCGCGCAAGTTGCACGATTGGACGGGAGATCGAAAGATTAGCCTTGAGAACAATTGCGGGTCCAATTGGGTCAGATTTTGCAAATCTGAGCGAAGGTCTGCGTTCAAGCAGAAATTACACGACGCTGTCTACATTCCCATTGACACTGGTTCGGTCTTTCGATCTCCCATCGCAAACGAGATATTTTCGCTCGTCGATCGCGCAACTCGCgcaaaaatttcaaacatttcgcacagCTCGTTTTACAACAAGTGTAAAAAAAACTGTAACGGATAAAAAAGTATTGGGACTCACGAAAAGTATGCCTGTTCTACGAAATTTGCACGCGAGTTTTGAACCGAGATTTTCAaggttttctctcttttcccttCCCTCGTTCTCGTATCGCTCGAATAAAcgtgtaaataaatacatacatacatatacatacatatacatatatgtatacgtatgtatgtatttatttatatggAGCAACGATTATATACACACTTATTCATTCGTTTATAGTTATATTTAcgtatatgtatttatgtatactTTGTAAGCGTATTTCTTTCTCTCAGTTCTTTGGTACCCGTCGAAAATTCGATCCATCGGTAGGTTCGGTCcgtgtgttattttttttttttttcccgcatCCAAATTCGTCGGACTTTACGTATTCTCGATTAAAGTACTCACGCTCGATGAAAGACGGGGGGATTAGAGAGAAGGGAATGGGAGGACGTTTTTCGGGGGTGAAAAAATGGTGAGCTGGACGCGAGGAAGACGGTAGATATCAAAATCGATCAACGTCCGTCCCATCCGCGCGTGCAAACGCAGAAGAGGCAATTCGGTCGTCTGTATTATTGCGCTGAACCGATCGATGAATGATCGCTGTCCGTCGACGCGGTATCCGAAAGCGGCGCGGATGATGACGCCGGTGGCGGTGAATCGGATGCAACGTAATGTTCCCGAAAGATTTTTGCCGATGACTGGAGCGGTGGCGATAAAGCCATATTCACGTTCTCCGGTAACGGTGGTAACACGTTGTTCTGAAATTGTCCGGATATATTGCCCACCGGTCGATAATTGGCTACCACGATGATTTTTCCGCTTCTGCTGCGTGCTTTTCCAACACCAAAGTAACGACTGCTCGCCCAAATTAATTGCGTGAAGTGACCtgcgatgaaaataaatacactaTAAAAAACCATTATCGTCCACGATGCGTACCGAATTCGTTTGCACCAGATTGCTCGGTACCGACGCGTACTGTACAACGTAGAGGGGACACGAACGATTCGTCCTGAACGAGATCGACCCGGTGTGTAAACGTAGCTCTCAACGAATAAACGTACTGCATCGAGTACCTGCGTTCACGTTGGCATGAAGAATATCCGGTTCTTTTAAAAAGTCGTACTGTTTCACCGCCGAGTACCAATACGAGGCGACGTCCTGTCCAGTTACGTCGGTAGGAACCGCACCGCCTGGCCGACAGTAAAGATTCTGCCCcacttctcgatcgtttctgtaGTAGAACGTGTTCGTATGCGCCAAGTGATTGGCCCACGTTTGCGCATACGCGCATAACTGCAAAAACAGACGAGGATCGGTTAAACGGACGACACCTACGTATCGTGTGGTTTGGTGTACACACTGTACATGTACTATGCGCTTACATTGTATACAGCACCGCAAGGATTTCTGTACAAAGAATGCCTCTAAACGAGATAAAAAGCTTCTCCGCGATGGTAATGCTGTTATTCGTTAGTTTACGCGACGCAAAGTCCCGATCAACAgggaaataacaatttttccgAAAACTTTCGTCCaaatcattttcgaaatttcatccAATGGCATTCTCTGCAGTTATCGAGTATAGGTGCTATGTACGTCGTAACGATAGATACAGTGCGTGGGACGCGAGTATAGCGATCTCGTGAAAGCTGCAGGAAACGAAAACGGCAATGCCTTTGAGCGTAAGATGTCAACAGTTCACGGTCGGCCTGGCTTGTTTGTTGCGATTCATTTTGGATTGTCACGAGTGCCGGGACGCCTCAAGGTGGACACGTGGGCAACTATCGCCCCACAGCGTTACcatatatacgtataatgtTTTCAAGGAAAATTTG is a genomic window containing:
- the LOC143143546 gene encoding uncharacterized protein LOC143143546 isoform X2, with the protein product MELREVNRIFDTAEETTELLPSSHRDNAEVESYFIEYAIQKEMINRNRCPASRRLLSQTAHLADFNLANGNNQKDSPCVGISMIHTSNANWPPSRKREEAKALENLRKRVEQSKLYKANRISDTCGSTSASLLTNNDRAERLDNRPKLLKKLCAYAQTWANHLAHTNTFYYRNDREVGQNLYCRPGGAVPTDVTGQDVASYWYSAVKQYDFLKEPDILHANVNAGHFTQLIWASSRYFGVGKARSRSGKIIVVANYRPVGNISGQFQNNVLPPLPENVNMALSPPLQSSAKIFREHYVASDSPPPASSSAPLSDTASTDSDHSSIGSAQ